In a genomic window of Octopus sinensis linkage group LG16, ASM634580v1, whole genome shotgun sequence:
- the LOC115220546 gene encoding U3 small nucleolar RNA-associated protein 15 homolog: MASFKNTFIKQYPRFKEVTADNLYWKLEPAIIKREYGAISFIDFSHSEPYNFAVTNYTRLHIYNSQTNQIVKTFSRFKQNTYSGCFRSDGNLLVVGGDEGIVRLLGVEKDFRLRTFKGHTAPVHVSRFTADNVRVFSGSDDLTLRLWDVPTETCITTFQEHKDVIRCGANPAASPDIILSGGYDHLIKMFDTRLQESVLTVDHGYPVESVLMFPSVGLFFSAGGNCIKVWDALAGGKLLKTISHHHKSITSLGFCSNYKRLLSGSLDRHVKMYDTVSYQVVNTFDYPGPILSVAVSPDDSVIVAGTTDGLLSIQHRKKETDATTTEREKQGNKSSYRYRINTGKYVASEKDDLVIANPRKKFLPKWDKQLKAFKHSFALDSVLDIRVRMKHPEITVSVMQELIRRNVIKSALLGRNERQLLVLLKFISVNIRNINFMSTLVDVTNIILDLYSTTFQKTSNCSASLLKFHRLINNELKYLKTCSETLGMIDLIFAAAELNTTRKENGSGILH; the protein is encoded by the coding sequence ATGGCATCGTTTaagaatacattcataaaacagTATCCACGCTTTAAAGAAGTCACTGCTGATAATCTTTATTGGAAACTAGAACCTGCAATAATCAAACGTGAGTACGGGGCAATCAGTTTCATAGACTTTTCTCATTCTGAACCGTATAACTTCGCCGTTACCAACTACACGCGCTTACATATTTATAATTCACAGACAAATCAAATCGTGAAGACTTTTTCTCGAttcaaacaaaatacatacagCGGATGCTTCCGTTCCGACGGCAATCTTTTAGTAGTTGGAGGTGACGAAGGAATTGTACGATTATTAGGTGTTGAGAAAGATTTTCGGTTACGAACGTTCAAAGGACATACTGCACCCGTACACGTGTCTCGCTTCACGGCTGATAATGTTCGAGTGTTTTCCGGATCGGATGATTTAACCCTGCGACTATGGGACGTACCAACGGAAACTTGTATTACTACATTCCAGGAACATAAAGACGTCATCCGATGCGGTGCTAATCCAGCTGCTAGTCCGGACATCATCTTATCTGGAGGTTACGATCACTTAATCAAAATGTTCGATACGAGACTTCAAGAAAGCGTTCTCACCGTTGATCATGGATACCCCGTTGAAAGTGTGCTCATGTTTCCTTCTGTTGGGCTTTTCTTTTCAGCTGGTGGCAATTGTATTAAAGTGTGGGATGCTTTAGCTGGTGGTAAGTTACTCAAAACTATTTCTCACCACCATAAATCTATTACGTCTTTGGGGTTCTGCAGTAACTATAAGAGACTTCTGTCTGGATCTTTAGACAGACATGTGAAAATGTACGATACCGTAAGCTACCAAGTTGTAAATACCTTCGATTATCCCGGGCCTATACTCAGTGTAGCCGTTTCTCCAGACGACAGTGTTATTGTGGCTGGTACTACAGATGGATTACTGTCTATACAACACCGCAAAAAAGAAACCGATGCCACAACAACGGAACGAGAGAAACAAGGTAACAAATCCTCGTACCGATACAGAATTAACACTGGAAAATATGTCGCCTCTGAAAAAGATGATTTAGTTATTGCGAACCCCAGAAAGAAATTTTTACCTAAATGGGATAAACAACTGAAGGCATTTAAGCACAGTTTTGCTTTGGACTCTGTGTTGGATATTCGCGTACGTATGAAGCATCCTGAAATCACTGTTAGTGTTATGCAAGAATTGATACGTCGGAATGTTATCAAATCGGCTTTACTTGGGCGAAATGAGCGCCAATTGTTAGTGTTACTCAAGTTTATCAGCGTAAATATACGAAACATAAATTTTATGTCAACCCTTGTAGATGTTACAAACATTATTTTAGATCTGTATTCTACAACTTTCCAAAAAACCAGTAATTGCTCGGCGAGCTTATTGAAATTTCACCGATTAATTAACAATGAATTGAAATATCTCAAAACATGTTCAGAAACTCTAGGAATGATTGACTTAATATTTGCAGCAGCAGAACTTAACACCACACGTAAAGAAAATGGTTCAGGAATTTTACATTGA